In Mucilaginibacter celer, one DNA window encodes the following:
- a CDS encoding DUF4134 domain-containing protein, with amino-acid sequence MFTKTKKLWALALLLALTAPAFAQNGVNGLNTATTTLKTYIAPVTNITLVIGGIVGIVGAIRVYSKWNSGDQDINKELMGWGGSAVFLVVSALIIKAFFGL; translated from the coding sequence ATGTTTACAAAAACAAAAAAATTATGGGCACTGGCCTTATTGCTGGCCCTTACTGCTCCCGCGTTCGCGCAAAATGGTGTTAACGGACTAAACACCGCAACAACAACACTTAAAACCTACATTGCCCCGGTCACCAACATCACGCTCGTCATCGGCGGTATCGTTGGCATAGTGGGGGCCATCCGTGTTTATTCGAAGTGGAACTCGGGTGATCAGGACATCAACAAAGAGTTGATGGGATGGGGTGGATCAGCAGTTTTTCTGGTGGTTTCCGCATTGATCATCAAAGCTTTCTTTGGTTTGTAA
- a CDS encoding plasmid transfer protein, producing MARKYPVYKGLQQPLIFKGFRGKFIYWGIASLLAGLVFGALTMTMINMWLGALVLIGFVVGGLLYTAARQKGGLHAKSRTSKIFILNRYGHQKHV from the coding sequence ATGGCCAGGAAATATCCGGTTTATAAGGGGCTCCAGCAGCCCCTTATTTTTAAAGGCTTCAGAGGTAAGTTCATTTACTGGGGAATCGCTTCCCTGCTGGCAGGCCTTGTGTTCGGTGCTCTTACGATGACCATGATCAATATGTGGTTGGGCGCACTTGTCCTCATTGGCTTTGTCGTAGGCGGACTCCTCTATACTGCTGCCAGACAAAAAGGTGGGCTTCATGCAAAAAGCCGCACTTCAAAAATTTTTATCCTCAACCGTTATGGGCATCAAAAACATGTTTAA
- a CDS encoding TraG family conjugative transposon ATPase, whose product MQKAALQKFLSSTVMGIKNMFNIPYAGVDKNDDYDLLIGLNGECSVVIRMENPVVRFSAYPAGYEEFHRQLINIVKILGDGYILQKQDVISRYPYQSQPVNEYLQKHYNAHFEGRECLEVRTYLTITRVVKKGAFYAYDAQMLTDFRHAVGKIVGILPPAHPMREADLNQFVLQVLNMNFSKGSLALDNIRPSETELKIGERSVRCISLVNIDHIDLPIEVTAHTELNEKESMRGFPVDLLSFLFKVPGADAILFNQLIEIPNQVMTLRKLEQKKKRHSGIPDPANLLCVEDIDHLLNDVARENQMLVNCHFNIVVTTGNSAIQKAINFIEASLFQLGIIPSRNAYNQLELFRTILPGNGVELKEYDWFLTTCDAALCFFFKESLPKDEPSDFLLRFTDRQGVPIGIDLSDLPMQTGRINNRNRFCLGPSGSGKSFFMSSLIEQYMLYNMDMVIVDTGHSYSGLCSYYNGKYITYTDQKPITMNPFRIDQTEYNIEKKDFLCTLIGVAWKGADGLFSPVERDVVANVVTAYYGEFFAKNGELSFNTFYEFALERIPRIRTEEKIAFDFDEFRYVLKKFYRGGEFASILNKEADRSLFSERFIVFEIDSIKEHKILFPIVTLIIMDVFIQKMRYRSDRRKALVVEEAWKAIASPLMAGYLLYLYKTIRKFWGEAIVVTQELGDIIGNAVVKDSIINNSDTVCLLDQTKFKDNYNEIAALLSINETERRKIFTINQLDNTENRGRFKEVYIRRGAVGEVYGVEVSLQQYLTYTTEKPEKSAVERYVRQYGSYPDGLDAFIADFKSSGKSLPAFIAQTNNIKDEFS is encoded by the coding sequence ATGCAAAAAGCCGCACTTCAAAAATTTTTATCCTCAACCGTTATGGGCATCAAAAACATGTTTAATATACCCTATGCCGGCGTTGACAAAAACGATGACTACGACCTCCTGATTGGCCTCAATGGGGAATGTTCTGTGGTCATCCGTATGGAAAATCCGGTTGTTCGGTTTTCTGCTTACCCTGCCGGCTACGAGGAATTTCATCGTCAGCTGATCAACATTGTTAAGATTCTGGGCGATGGCTATATACTGCAGAAGCAAGATGTGATCAGCAGGTATCCATATCAAAGCCAGCCCGTAAACGAATACCTGCAAAAACACTACAATGCCCATTTCGAAGGTCGCGAATGCCTGGAGGTACGTACTTATCTTACCATAACCAGAGTAGTGAAAAAGGGGGCTTTTTACGCCTATGACGCACAGATGCTCACGGACTTTAGGCATGCGGTCGGGAAAATCGTTGGTATCCTCCCGCCAGCCCATCCGATGCGCGAGGCTGACCTTAACCAATTTGTCCTGCAAGTGCTTAACATGAATTTCAGTAAAGGCTCCCTGGCGCTCGACAATATCCGGCCATCGGAAACCGAATTGAAAATAGGGGAAAGGTCAGTGCGTTGTATCAGTCTGGTCAATATCGATCATATTGACCTCCCCATCGAGGTAACTGCACATACCGAACTGAATGAAAAAGAAAGTATGCGTGGCTTTCCTGTGGATTTGCTTTCTTTCCTTTTTAAGGTTCCCGGGGCGGATGCCATTTTATTTAACCAGCTTATCGAAATTCCAAACCAGGTGATGACCCTTAGAAAGCTGGAGCAGAAAAAGAAGCGCCATTCCGGGATTCCTGATCCAGCAAACCTGCTTTGCGTCGAAGATATCGATCATTTACTGAACGACGTCGCCCGTGAGAACCAGATGCTGGTCAACTGCCATTTTAATATTGTGGTCACTACAGGGAATTCAGCCATCCAAAAGGCCATTAATTTTATTGAAGCATCTTTGTTTCAGCTTGGTATTATTCCCAGCAGGAATGCTTACAATCAACTGGAACTTTTCAGAACAATCCTGCCGGGAAACGGCGTGGAATTGAAGGAATATGATTGGTTCCTTACCACTTGCGATGCGGCCCTTTGTTTCTTTTTCAAGGAGTCCCTTCCTAAAGATGAACCCTCTGATTTTCTCCTGCGCTTTACCGACAGGCAGGGAGTGCCGATCGGGATCGATCTTTCTGACCTGCCCATGCAAACGGGGCGCATCAACAACAGAAATAGATTCTGTTTAGGACCTTCAGGCTCGGGTAAGTCATTTTTTATGTCAAGCCTGATCGAACAATACATGCTGTATAATATGGATATGGTGATCGTTGATACGGGCCATTCCTATAGCGGTCTTTGTTCCTATTATAACGGAAAGTATATTACCTATACCGACCAGAAGCCTATCACCATGAATCCCTTTCGTATCGATCAAACGGAATATAACATTGAAAAAAAAGATTTTCTGTGTACGCTGATCGGCGTAGCGTGGAAAGGAGCTGACGGGCTCTTCAGCCCGGTCGAAAGGGATGTCGTCGCTAATGTTGTGACTGCTTATTATGGCGAGTTCTTTGCAAAGAACGGAGAATTAAGCTTTAATACTTTTTATGAGTTTGCACTCGAGCGCATTCCGCGGATCAGGACCGAAGAAAAGATTGCTTTTGATTTTGATGAATTCCGCTACGTTCTGAAAAAGTTTTACAGGGGCGGTGAATTCGCAAGTATCCTGAATAAGGAAGCTGACCGTTCATTGTTTAGTGAGCGCTTTATTGTATTCGAGATAGACAGCATCAAAGAGCATAAGATACTTTTCCCTATCGTGACGCTGATCATTATGGACGTCTTTATCCAAAAGATGCGTTATCGCTCGGACAGGCGAAAAGCGCTGGTAGTTGAGGAGGCGTGGAAAGCGATTGCAAGTCCCCTGATGGCGGGGTATTTACTTTATCTCTATAAAACCATTCGTAAGTTCTGGGGCGAGGCCATAGTAGTCACGCAGGAGTTAGGGGATATTATTGGAAATGCGGTAGTTAAAGACAGCATCATCAATAATTCGGATACAGTTTGCCTGCTGGACCAGACGAAATTTAAAGATAATTATAACGAGATCGCCGCCCTGCTCTCTATCAACGAAACAGAAAGACGGAAAATATTTACGATCAATCAGCTAGATAATACAGAAAACCGGGGACGCTTTAAGGAAGTGTATATCCGTCGCGGTGCAGTCGGTGAGGTATACGGTGTCGAAGTTTCGCTGCAACAATACCTGACTTACACCACGGAGAAACCCGAGAAGTCTGCCGTTGAACGCTATGTGAGGCAATATGGTTCTTACCCTGACGGGCTTGACGCATTTATCGCAGATTTCAAAAGCAGCGGGAAGTCCCTGCCTGCTTTCATTGCACAAACTAATAATATAAAAGATGAATTTTCTTAA
- a CDS encoding plasmid transfer protein, producing the protein MKKKIALLILFCLAMVQVFGQVASTSDNTKTLQYLQGDGVYESGIMTFLKGFKGSIWSHFDLFINDAKALAAIFMIIFFAIRSYEMMAGDKQLEIMPLLRPFGLSMVILWWGPFTQMIAFPTELVANQTEEMFNSEQTVVDNLRVNRSALMLSVANSLYTYQAQTEVAEKESDTWYGQAWDSVTSTVKEGISSVVSPLLELKNRLTVSMQLLFTQLLELLGIWILRLAVYVIFMIQIIYSSILIMLGPFAVAVSILPAFRDSFSTWIARFISVNLYSGIAYLIMYICGLMQEYALKSEISKYTELVGENGLNANLEKMAWFAGNGVLSFGTVIIVFLIGAICMFTVPSISTWIISTSGISSATSTFARSAGTVTTAARKAAGSFF; encoded by the coding sequence ATGAAAAAGAAAATAGCCCTTTTGATCCTTTTCTGCCTCGCCATGGTTCAAGTCTTCGGGCAGGTAGCCAGTACATCCGATAACACGAAGACCTTACAATATCTTCAGGGCGACGGTGTATATGAATCCGGTATCATGACGTTTTTAAAAGGCTTCAAAGGCAGCATATGGAGCCATTTTGATCTCTTTATTAATGATGCCAAGGCGCTCGCTGCGATATTTATGATCATCTTTTTCGCGATCAGGTCTTATGAAATGATGGCAGGTGATAAACAATTGGAAATAATGCCCTTATTGAGGCCATTTGGTTTGTCAATGGTGATCCTCTGGTGGGGGCCGTTTACTCAAATGATTGCCTTTCCAACAGAACTGGTAGCGAACCAGACCGAAGAAATGTTTAACAGTGAACAGACGGTTGTTGACAACCTGCGCGTTAACAGGTCAGCACTAATGCTGTCCGTGGCCAACTCCCTGTACACCTATCAGGCGCAAACTGAAGTTGCCGAAAAAGAAAGCGATACCTGGTATGGGCAGGCATGGGATTCCGTTACCAGCACAGTTAAAGAAGGGATCAGCAGTGTCGTTTCTCCTTTACTTGAGCTAAAGAACCGGCTTACTGTAAGTATGCAGCTCTTGTTTACACAATTGCTGGAGCTATTAGGGATATGGATACTCCGGCTCGCTGTTTATGTGATTTTCATGATCCAGATTATTTATTCTTCGATCCTCATCATGCTAGGACCTTTTGCTGTCGCTGTAAGTATCCTTCCAGCTTTTCGCGATAGTTTCAGCACATGGATCGCCCGGTTTATCTCGGTTAACTTGTACAGCGGCATTGCTTACCTCATCATGTACATTTGTGGCTTAATGCAGGAGTATGCATTAAAATCAGAGATAAGCAAATACACGGAACTGGTAGGAGAGAACGGTCTCAATGCCAACCTCGAAAAAATGGCTTGGTTCGCAGGCAACGGGGTACTTTCCTTTGGTACTGTCATCATCGTTTTCCTGATCGGAGCCATTTGCATGTTTACCGTGCCAAGTATCTCCACCTGGATCATTTCGACATCCGGGATCAGCTCTGCTACTTCGACCTTCGCGCGCAGTGCCGGTACCGTCACAACAGCTGCCAGGAAAGCCGCAGGTAGCTTCTTTTGA
- the traK gene encoding conjugative transposon protein TraK has protein sequence MIIKNIEAKIRLATFIAAGSLFTSLVIVGMNCLYAFRLVSNAQKTIYILDNNIPILARQTDVQMNRPAEYRADVDLFHSLFFSLTPDDNYMEYQMKKAMYLVDESGMLQYNNLKENGFFNSILSSSSVLTLQTDSIVVNMPKQYFRFYGKLKIDRRSSTVVRSLITEGNLKDIPRSDHNPHGVLITNWKTLENKDLQDVEKNSF, from the coding sequence ATGATCATCAAAAATATCGAAGCCAAAATCCGGCTTGCGACATTCATAGCCGCGGGAAGCCTGTTTACTTCTCTTGTGATTGTCGGTATGAATTGCTTATATGCATTCAGGCTGGTATCCAACGCGCAAAAAACAATTTACATACTGGATAACAATATTCCTATACTGGCCAGGCAGACTGATGTACAGATGAACCGGCCCGCGGAGTACAGGGCTGACGTCGACCTCTTTCATTCCTTGTTTTTTTCGCTGACACCGGATGATAATTACATGGAATACCAGATGAAAAAAGCCATGTACCTGGTGGATGAATCCGGCATGCTGCAATACAATAATTTGAAGGAGAACGGCTTCTTCAACTCTATCCTTTCCTCCAGCTCGGTTCTTACCCTACAGACGGATTCTATTGTAGTCAATATGCCTAAGCAATATTTCCGCTTCTATGGAAAGCTGAAAATCGATCGCCGTAGCTCTACCGTGGTACGGTCCCTCATTACAGAAGGTAATCTAAAGGATATACCAAGGAGTGATCATAATCCGCACGGCGTTTTAATTACCAATTGGAAAACGCTCGAAAATAAAGACTTGCAGGATGTTGAGAAGAATTCGTTCTAA
- the traM gene encoding conjugative transposon protein TraM, translating to MKINFKQPKYVLPAILLPFLCFFFYIWQSNSSSSEKVVKESAGFNGTVGNVSADISRKQLSDKLDAYRNAYKEANGITAVGVIPKENSSDPAFNNNTADRSKQRLDSIQLALKKTYPLPDKTARPGNDQVMARAIESMGRKQSGVPASHPVREQDPMEIFRQQMAIMDSISRQNDPDYKDEMKKKQAGEAIKRRKEEQVWLPVSKADSLSDDFNTVLPEKPPALISAIIDENLTGYAGSRIRIRLLEDIRAGNNLVVKGTYLYALISGFSEQRVTLSITSILYHGKILPVKLDIYDMDGMPGLYVPSSAFRDFTKDLGGNTVQGFSIDGSTGNNQFLMSSVSKMFQSTSSAIAELIRKNKAKLKYNSYLFIVDPDALHTAQKNEEILSGRKMPQQL from the coding sequence ATGAAAATTAACTTTAAACAGCCCAAATACGTGTTGCCTGCAATTCTGCTGCCCTTTCTTTGCTTTTTCTTTTATATCTGGCAAAGCAATTCATCAAGCTCTGAAAAGGTAGTTAAGGAGTCGGCAGGATTTAACGGTACAGTAGGCAACGTGTCTGCTGATATCAGCAGGAAGCAGCTTTCCGACAAATTGGATGCTTACCGTAATGCTTATAAGGAGGCTAATGGTATTACCGCCGTGGGGGTAATACCTAAAGAAAATTCATCTGACCCAGCATTCAACAACAATACTGCAGACCGTAGCAAGCAGCGGCTTGATTCAATACAGCTGGCCCTCAAAAAAACGTATCCTTTACCGGATAAGACGGCCCGGCCTGGCAATGATCAGGTTATGGCAAGGGCAATAGAGTCCATGGGCAGGAAACAATCAGGTGTGCCTGCTTCTCACCCCGTACGTGAACAGGACCCGATGGAAATCTTCCGTCAGCAAATGGCAATTATGGACAGTATTTCCAGGCAGAATGACCCCGACTATAAAGATGAAATGAAGAAGAAACAGGCCGGGGAGGCCATAAAAAGGCGGAAGGAGGAACAGGTCTGGCTTCCGGTCAGCAAGGCTGATTCCTTATCGGACGATTTTAATACAGTGCTCCCGGAAAAGCCACCTGCACTGATCAGTGCCATCATAGATGAAAACCTGACCGGATATGCCGGCTCCCGGATAAGGATCAGGCTGCTGGAAGATATCCGGGCAGGGAATAACCTGGTCGTCAAGGGAACCTACCTTTATGCCCTCATCAGTGGTTTTTCGGAACAACGCGTGACGCTCTCCATCACTTCCATCTTATATCATGGTAAGATCCTGCCGGTAAAGCTGGACATTTATGATATGGACGGCATGCCCGGTCTCTATGTGCCATCCTCCGCGTTTCGGGATTTTACTAAAGATCTCGGCGGCAATACTGTACAGGGCTTCTCTATTGACGGCAGCACCGGCAACAACCAGTTCCTGATGAGCTCCGTCAGTAAAATGTTTCAGTCCACATCTTCTGCCATTGCCGAACTGATCCGCAAAAACAAGGCTAAACTGAAATACAACTCGTACTTGTTTATCGTCGACCCGGATGCGCTGCATACCGCTCAAAAAAACGAGGAAATTCTCTCCGGCAGGAAAATGCCCCAACAGCTTTAA
- a CDS encoding DUF4138 domain-containing protein, protein MKNILFLYFMLFASVCCAQEKLPLVYLPVKGTIHFISPEPIQYVDISSKQLAGDLPLKNILRLKLRDTSKSFDSAILTLAGEKFIAQYRLVPGYTAVPTEIEILPPDTHPLDISGIGFSQSQLKSMATNLISMRAGNPRERTLAYGVSGLLNHVYSVGDYLFLDISYRNKTRIKYDIADFNFSIEDKKIAKAANSQSIPLTPELILYDIPAFSRNYRNIFVLRKLSIPGNKVLKVELSEKQVSGRVLTLSIPYHDILDADTLPN, encoded by the coding sequence ATGAAAAATATACTTTTTCTCTATTTTATGTTGTTCGCATCTGTATGCTGTGCGCAGGAAAAGTTGCCGCTTGTGTACCTGCCTGTAAAGGGCACGATCCATTTTATTTCACCAGAGCCGATCCAGTACGTGGATATTTCGAGCAAACAGCTCGCCGGTGACCTCCCGCTTAAAAATATCCTGCGCCTGAAGCTCAGAGATACTTCAAAATCTTTCGACAGCGCGATCCTGACACTGGCAGGTGAAAAATTTATTGCACAATACCGCTTAGTACCCGGTTACACCGCTGTGCCAACCGAGATTGAAATCCTTCCGCCGGACACCCATCCGCTGGATATTTCCGGCATCGGTTTTTCTCAGAGTCAGCTTAAGTCAATGGCGACCAACCTGATCTCCATGAGAGCTGGAAATCCCAGGGAACGCACGCTGGCTTATGGGGTCAGCGGGCTTTTAAACCATGTGTACAGCGTCGGGGATTACCTGTTCCTGGACATCTCTTATCGAAATAAAACCCGTATAAAGTATGATATCGCTGATTTTAATTTCAGTATAGAGGACAAGAAGATCGCGAAGGCAGCAAATAGCCAGTCAATTCCTTTGACACCAGAGCTGATATTGTATGACATTCCCGCTTTTTCAAGGAACTACAGGAATATTTTCGTACTCAGAAAGCTCTCTATCCCCGGAAATAAGGTCTTAAAGGTCGAATTAAGCGAAAAACAGGTTTCCGGCCGTGTTTTGACGCTGTCTATTCCTTATCACGATATCCTTGATGCAGATACCCTGCCCAATTAA
- a CDS encoding type IV secretion system DNA-binding domain-containing protein: protein MEETREQQKLHGFFQCGIYVSILLEAAIFIYPDAPFWGIFHTPLHKLGHLVFYSTLLYSKLTTMGLICLVSVGTLAKKKIDFDPKVYIGYPLTVGLLLFFGSMIFPGRASPLAFAYTTRYDLLYMCCSFIGAIMISTAMDNVSKLIRSGLGKDKWNSEAESFMQPVKKIETPYSVNIPMLFYYGGRVRKGWINICNVYRSVMLIGTPGSGKSFSIVNPFIRQLIFKQFSICLYDFKFPDLGQIAYYHYLLGKQNGKLKGFAFHVINLNDIEKSRRINPWRSDYIRSLADAAETAEALVEALKKGDRSGGSDQFFTQSAINFLASCIYFMSKYKGGIYSSFPHVLALLNRSYEEIFNALISEPELKSLLSPFMTAYDAKAFNQLEGQIGTLKIFISRLATKETYWVFSGDDFNLKISDKESPGILVLANDPNTQNINSACYSIVINRLTKLINTKGNNPSALIVDEMPTLFVHRVENLIATARSNKVAVLMGLQELPQFQQQYGKDTAATITAVVGTVLSGSVRNKETLDWLERLLGKSKQIGEGLSIDRNKTSTSLNEKLEALIPAGKIASLNAGELVGMVAADAKEEYTGKFETSAINCRVNLNLKEIRKEEQAYRPLPSFYDFNGKADEKLRRNFDRISREIHEMVMAFKPPATSGMVKTTLN from the coding sequence ATGGAGGAAACGCGTGAACAACAAAAACTGCATGGTTTTTTTCAATGCGGTATTTATGTCTCGATTTTACTGGAAGCAGCTATTTTTATTTACCCAGATGCGCCTTTCTGGGGCATTTTTCATACACCACTACATAAGCTTGGCCATCTTGTTTTTTATTCGACGCTCCTCTACAGCAAACTGACAACAATGGGACTCATTTGCCTGGTCAGTGTGGGGACGCTGGCAAAAAAGAAAATAGATTTCGATCCTAAAGTCTATATCGGTTACCCCCTTACGGTGGGTTTGTTATTGTTTTTCGGGAGCATGATATTTCCTGGGCGCGCTTCGCCGCTTGCATTCGCATATACAACAAGATATGACTTGCTGTACATGTGTTGTTCTTTTATCGGGGCAATAATGATCAGCACGGCGATGGACAATGTTTCCAAGCTGATCAGATCGGGACTGGGTAAGGATAAATGGAACTCGGAAGCGGAAAGTTTCATGCAGCCGGTTAAGAAAATTGAAACACCTTATTCGGTTAATATTCCGATGCTCTTTTACTACGGGGGACGGGTCCGAAAAGGCTGGATCAATATCTGCAATGTCTACAGATCAGTGATGCTTATTGGGACTCCGGGAAGTGGAAAATCGTTTAGTATTGTCAATCCCTTTATCAGGCAGCTGATTTTTAAACAGTTCTCTATATGCCTCTATGATTTCAAATTCCCCGACCTCGGCCAGATCGCTTATTACCACTATCTCCTTGGCAAACAGAACGGCAAACTGAAAGGCTTTGCTTTTCATGTGATCAATCTTAATGACATAGAGAAAAGCCGCCGCATCAATCCCTGGCGATCGGACTATATCCGGTCACTGGCCGACGCCGCCGAAACGGCCGAGGCGCTGGTAGAAGCCTTGAAAAAAGGTGACCGCTCGGGAGGCAGCGATCAGTTTTTCACCCAATCGGCAATTAATTTTCTGGCCTCATGCATCTACTTTATGAGTAAATACAAAGGAGGGATCTACTCAAGCTTTCCTCATGTGCTGGCGCTGCTCAATCGATCTTACGAGGAGATATTTAACGCCCTGATTTCAGAACCGGAGCTAAAATCGTTGCTTTCGCCGTTCATGACGGCCTATGATGCCAAAGCATTTAATCAACTGGAAGGCCAAATCGGTACGCTCAAGATCTTTATCAGCCGCCTGGCGACCAAGGAAACTTATTGGGTGTTCTCCGGGGACGATTTTAACCTGAAGATATCGGATAAAGAAAGTCCGGGTATTCTCGTATTGGCCAACGATCCCAATACGCAAAATATCAACTCCGCCTGTTATTCCATTGTCATTAACCGCCTCACCAAGCTGATCAATACGAAAGGGAATAATCCCTCAGCCCTGATCGTTGACGAAATGCCTACGCTGTTTGTGCACCGCGTTGAAAACCTCATCGCGACAGCAAGAAGCAATAAGGTTGCCGTATTGATGGGCCTGCAGGAGCTGCCCCAATTTCAGCAGCAATATGGGAAAGATACGGCTGCTACCATAACTGCCGTGGTCGGCACGGTGCTATCCGGCTCAGTCAGGAACAAGGAAACACTGGACTGGCTAGAGCGCCTGCTCGGGAAATCCAAACAGATCGGGGAGGGGCTTTCCATCGACCGCAATAAAACATCAACCTCCCTGAACGAAAAACTTGAAGCGTTGATTCCGGCAGGAAAGATCGCATCTCTTAATGCGGGCGAACTGGTTGGCATGGTAGCGGCCGATGCCAAAGAAGAATATACCGGAAAATTCGAAACCTCTGCGATAAACTGCCGGGTTAACCTCAACCTCAAAGAAATCCGAAAGGAAGAGCAGGCTTACCGGCCATTGCCCTCTTTCTACGATTTTAACGGGAAAGCAGACGAAAAACTGCGCCGCAATTTCGACAGGATCAGCCGTGAAATCCACGAGATGGTCATGGCTTTCAAGCCCCCGGCTACTTCGGGAATGGTAAAAACCACATTGAACTAA